Genomic segment of Gloeocapsa sp. PCC 7428:
ATCAACGTCGTTTTGATAGTGCTGATGTAGGGCAGATTTTAGAACATTTTTTAACTCTATTAAACAAAATTATTTCTCATCCAGAGGCAACACTGCAAACACTTTTAGCGCAAATTCCTCTTGAGCAAATTCCAAGAGTGAGACCTTTACAAAAATCTGCACCAGTTACAGAAAACCAAGTTGTACAAACTCAACGCACTCCTGTAGAAGAGGTAATAGCAGGAATATGGACAGAAATCCTTGGTAGAGAATGTATAGGCAATCATGATAATTTTTTTGATTTAGGCGGACATTCATTGTTAGCAACTCAGGTAATATCTCGCCTTCGGGATGCTTTTGGGGTAGAGATACCGCTAAGTTATTTGTTTGAGTCGCCAACCATAGCAGAATGCGCCCAAAGAATAGAAACGAAAATCAGAACTGGGGAAAAATTTGAGACTTTGCCAATAAAACCTGTTAGCAGAAGTAAAAACTTACCCTTATCTTTTGCTCAACAACGACTCTGGTTGCTCGATCAATTAGACCCAGGAAATCATACTTATAATATTCCTACGGCTGTACGCTTAACTGGGTCACTTAACAGCACAGCCTTAGAGCAAAGTCTCAAAGCAGTCGTCAGCCGTCACGAAACCTTACGCACAGTTTTTACTACAGTTGAAGGGCAACCAGTTCAAAAAATTCAACCGATTACAGAGATTACTATAGCGAGAGTAGACCTCAGAGGAAATGAGCGATCGCCTCAACAACGAGAAACAGAAGCAACGCACATTGCACTCGCAGAAGCACAAAGTCCTTTCAACCTAGCCCAAGGGTCACTACTACGAGCCACATTACTACAGCTAGACGAAGCAGAGTATGTCTTGCTGCTAACAATGCACCACATTATCTCTGACCTGTGGTCAATGACGGTACTGATTCGGGAACTAGCAGACTTTTATGCAGCTTTTAGCCAAGGTAAATCGCTGATACTTCCTGACTTGCCAATTCAGTATGCAGATTTTTCTGTATGGCAAAGAGAATGGTTGCAAGGAAAGGTACTAGAAACCCAACTAAATTACTGGAAACAGCAACTTAAAGACGCACCTATAAAGCTAGAGTTACCCACAGACAAGCCTCGACCTTTGCAGCCAACTTATGCTGGCACAATCCAACCATTCCAACTATCCAAAGACTTCAGCAATGCACTGAAATTACTGAGCAGGCGAGAGAATGTCACCCTCTCTATGACCATGCTAGCTGCATATAACACGTTACTCTACTACTACACTAAGCAAGAAGATATCCTTGTAGGTTCAGCTATTGCCAATCGCAACCGCAGCGAAATTGAAGGACTAATAGGCTTTTTTGTCAATAGTTTAGTTTTGCGATCAGACCTGTCAGGAAACCCTAGTTTTAGCGAATTGCTCCATCGGACACGTGAAGTAACTTTAGGAGCTTATGCTCATCAAGATTTGCCTTTTGAAAAGTTAGTTGGAGAATTGCAGTTAGAGCGCGACCTAAATTATAATCCTCTGTTTCAAGTGTGGTTTGCTTTCCAGAATGTAGCTACAGCAGATATGCAAAAACTTACTTTGTCTTTACCTGATCTCACCCTTAGCCCATTCGATACCAACAAGCAGAGAGTTCCTTTTGATTTAGGGTTATTACTTTTCGAGAAAGCAGAAGGTATTAATGGTTGCTTTGAATATAAAACTGATTTATTTGAATCCAGCACTATAGTCCGCATGGCAGAACAGTTAGAAACACTTCTGCGGTGTGTGATTACAAAACCAGATATCCAACTAAACCAGCTAATAGAAAAACTTAAAGAATCTGACCATCAAAAACAACTCAATCAAGAAAAAGAGTATAAAAATACAGTTCATCAGAAGTTAATGAAGATTAAACAAAAATCTAACATTAGCAGTACCTCATAGCCCTATTTCCTTTGCGTGAATATAATCCTTATTTTTAAATATGATGCAAAGCAAAATTATTGAAGGT
This window contains:
- a CDS encoding condensation domain-containing protein, yielding MNKKNIEAIYPLSPTQQGMLFETLFAPNSGIHLEQSIFTIQGEVNVSACEQAWQRIIARHSVLRTGFVWKEQQPLQVVLRQVAVPLEQQDWREYSLLEQQAQLQAYLQSNRDRGFNLSQPPLMRLALFQTGDRTYQFVWTSHHILMDGWCNPLLFQEFLSFYQALSQGQELHLKPVRPYKDYITWLKQQDELQVKEFWQKNLKEFTKPTPLGITAEPLTDIANKAKYGEKEIYLNATNTTVIKSLVKSHRLTLNTLVQGLWALLLCRYSNKNDVVFGITVSGRPANLPGIESTIGLFINTLPLRVKIDPQENLWYWFNNIQKFNLELRQYEHSDAGQVHHCSELPGHLPLYESLLVFENYPVNINALQSTDLSINISDSRSIGAQTKYALTFLVSVESELHLKCVYDQRRFDSADVGQILEHFLTLLNKIISHPEATLQTLLAQIPLEQIPRVRPLQKSAPVTENQVVQTQRTPVEEVIAGIWTEILGRECIGNHDNFFDLGGHSLLATQVISRLRDAFGVEIPLSYLFESPTIAECAQRIETKIRTGEKFETLPIKPVSRSKNLPLSFAQQRLWLLDQLDPGNHTYNIPTAVRLTGSLNSTALEQSLKAVVSRHETLRTVFTTVEGQPVQKIQPITEITIARVDLRGNERSPQQRETEATHIALAEAQSPFNLAQGSLLRATLLQLDEAEYVLLLTMHHIISDLWSMTVLIRELADFYAAFSQGKSLILPDLPIQYADFSVWQREWLQGKVLETQLNYWKQQLKDAPIKLELPTDKPRPLQPTYAGTIQPFQLSKDFSNALKLLSRRENVTLSMTMLAAYNTLLYYYTKQEDILVGSAIANRNRSEIEGLIGFFVNSLVLRSDLSGNPSFSELLHRTREVTLGAYAHQDLPFEKLVGELQLERDLNYNPLFQVWFAFQNVATADMQKLTLSLPDLTLSPFDTNKQRVPFDLGLLLFEKAEGINGCFEYKTDLFESSTIVRMAEQLETLLRCVITKPDIQLNQLIEKLKESDHQKQLNQEKEYKNTVHQKLMKIKQKSNISSTS